The proteins below come from a single Oscillospiraceae bacterium genomic window:
- a CDS encoding stage III sporulation protein AG, producing the protein MTARECIAPLAARLRTALADEKQRVNLLVLMGLAGLVLLAFSAWLPADDAAQPAPAAVQETAADYAAQLESRLTALIRCVDGAGDTAVMVTLESGSESVYATDTDRDGGSTHVLLGSGGADGLVETVQTPRVLGVAVVCEGGGTAAVQNRVTALVEALTGVGANHITVAKMASTNEEEGKP; encoded by the coding sequence ATGACCGCCCGGGAGTGTATCGCCCCGCTGGCCGCAAGGCTGCGCACCGCGCTGGCTGATGAAAAGCAGCGTGTCAATCTGCTGGTTTTGATGGGGCTGGCAGGTCTTGTGCTGCTGGCATTTTCCGCCTGGCTGCCGGCAGACGATGCAGCGCAGCCCGCCCCCGCCGCCGTGCAGGAGACGGCCGCCGACTACGCCGCCCAGCTGGAAAGCCGCCTGACCGCACTGATTCGCTGTGTGGACGGCGCAGGCGATACCGCCGTCATGGTCACGCTGGAATCAGGCAGTGAGAGCGTCTATGCAACGGACACGGACCGCGATGGCGGCTCCACCCATGTGCTTTTGGGCAGCGGCGGCGCAGACGGACTTGTGGAGACCGTACAGACACCCCGTGTGCTGGGCGTAGCCGTTGTCTGTGAGGGCGGCGGCACGGCGGCTGTGCAGAACCGCGTGACCGCGCTGGTGGAGGCACTGACCGGCGTAGGCGCCAACCATATCACCGTAGCAAAGATGGCATCGACCAATGAAGAGGAGGGCAAACCATGA
- a CDS encoding Asp23/Gls24 family envelope stress response protein, whose protein sequence is MDVHNTIGGSLQISTEVIAKIARLAALEVDGVADVATGTSQNVRSLLGRTGLQKPVAVVMEDGIATVTVHITVVYGNKVMPLCEKVQENVKQAIQNMTGITVARVDVLVVGLTETPAEKK, encoded by the coding sequence ATGGATGTACACAATACCATCGGCGGCAGCTTACAGATCTCGACTGAGGTTATCGCAAAAATTGCGCGTCTGGCCGCGCTGGAGGTTGACGGCGTTGCCGATGTAGCCACCGGCACCAGCCAGAATGTCCGCTCGCTTCTGGGCCGCACCGGTCTGCAGAAGCCGGTCGCCGTCGTCATGGAGGACGGCATTGCCACCGTGACGGTGCATATCACCGTTGTGTACGGCAACAAGGTCATGCCGTTGTGCGAAAAAGTGCAGGAGAATGTCAAGCAGGCGATCCAGAACATGACGGGCATTACCGTAGCCCGTGTGGATGTGCTGGTCGTGGGCCTGACAGAGACCCCTGCCGAGAAAAAATAA
- the dxs gene encoding 1-deoxy-D-xylulose-5-phosphate synthase has product MSYPLLERINAPGEIKNLPADEMPALCEEIRQFLIKSVSETGGHLSSNLGVVELTVALHRVLDFPQDKLLFDVGHQCYTHKLLTGRRAGFAQLRRKNGISGFPSPEESNCDAFIAGHGSAALSTAIGIARAKKLKNEPGKVVVIVGDGAFTGGMVYEGMNNVSKLNNLIVILNDNKMSISKNVGQMANYLTKLRTDPKYSHVKAHMETVLERIPVAGDAMVKVLQGGKQLIRRGIYKSTMFEEMGFQYIGPVNGHDVDMLTHTLTNLREQYAPVFLHIVTQKGKGLKPAEENPGEFHAVSSIDLNHLTNPELSPKDSFSSTFGCALADLGDDEPRLCGITAAMKYGTGLNFFKHRHPARFFDVGMAEEHAVSFAAGLASQGLLPVVAIYSTFFQRAYDQIIHDVNLMQLDVLFAVDRAGLVPGDGATHQGIYDVAFFSNVNIPVFAPANYAELRYWLTYLVREARGPRTIRYARGEENPALAALPCTGKRFDLLEPGAGARIALVSYGAETEEIIAARDLLAQNRQQADCVKLTQIYPLPDGLCDALKPYDTILFAEDSVRTGSIGEQLGFALQQCGWQGRYLLHAVDNTHLLHANVPELRKDQQLDAAALCTDILNHLKEKQA; this is encoded by the coding sequence ATGAGCTATCCCTTGCTGGAGCGTATCAATGCGCCCGGAGAAATTAAAAATCTGCCCGCAGACGAGATGCCCGCCCTGTGCGAGGAAATCCGGCAGTTCCTGATCAAAAGCGTTTCCGAGACAGGCGGCCATCTGTCCTCCAATCTGGGTGTTGTGGAATTGACGGTCGCTTTGCACCGTGTGCTGGATTTTCCGCAGGACAAGCTGCTGTTTGATGTAGGCCACCAATGCTACACCCACAAGCTGCTGACCGGCCGCCGGGCCGGTTTTGCGCAGCTGCGCCGCAAGAACGGTATCTCGGGCTTTCCCAGCCCGGAGGAGAGCAACTGTGACGCTTTCATTGCCGGGCACGGCAGCGCTGCGCTGTCTACGGCCATCGGCATCGCCCGGGCCAAAAAGCTCAAAAACGAGCCGGGCAAGGTCGTGGTCATTGTGGGTGATGGCGCCTTTACGGGCGGCATGGTCTACGAGGGCATGAACAATGTCAGCAAGCTGAACAATCTGATCGTCATTTTGAACGACAACAAGATGTCGATTTCCAAAAATGTCGGCCAGATGGCCAACTATCTGACCAAGCTGCGCACCGACCCGAAATATTCCCATGTCAAGGCGCACATGGAAACGGTGCTTGAGCGCATCCCGGTCGCCGGTGATGCCATGGTCAAGGTGCTGCAGGGCGGCAAGCAGCTGATCCGCCGCGGCATCTACAAATCCACGATGTTTGAGGAGATGGGCTTCCAGTACATCGGGCCGGTGAACGGCCATGATGTCGATATGCTGACCCACACCCTGACCAACCTGCGCGAGCAGTATGCCCCCGTATTCCTGCATATCGTCACCCAGAAGGGCAAGGGCCTGAAGCCTGCCGAGGAAAATCCCGGAGAATTTCACGCCGTATCGTCCATTGATCTCAACCATCTGACCAACCCCGAGCTTTCGCCGAAGGACTCCTTTTCTTCGACCTTCGGCTGTGCGCTGGCCGATCTGGGCGATGACGAGCCGCGTCTGTGCGGCATCACCGCCGCCATGAAGTACGGCACCGGCCTCAACTTTTTCAAGCACCGCCATCCCGCCCGCTTCTTTGATGTCGGCATGGCGGAGGAACATGCCGTCAGCTTTGCGGCAGGTCTTGCCAGTCAGGGCCTGCTGCCGGTCGTTGCGATCTATTCGACCTTCTTCCAGCGCGCCTATGATCAGATCATCCACGATGTCAATCTGATGCAGCTTGATGTTCTTTTTGCCGTGGATCGCGCGGGGCTTGTGCCCGGTGACGGCGCCACCCATCAGGGTATTTACGATGTGGCGTTCTTCTCCAATGTAAATATTCCTGTGTTTGCCCCGGCCAACTATGCTGAGCTGCGCTACTGGCTGACTTATCTTGTGCGGGAGGCCCGCGGCCCCCGCACGATCCGCTATGCCCGCGGGGAGGAGAACCCCGCGCTGGCTGCGCTGCCCTGCACAGGCAAGCGCTTTGACCTGTTGGAGCCTGGCGCCGGTGCGCGCATCGCACTGGTCAGCTACGGTGCCGAGACGGAGGAGATCATCGCCGCCCGCGATCTGCTGGCCCAGAACAGGCAGCAGGCAGACTGTGTAAAGCTGACCCAGATCTACCCGTTGCCCGATGGGCTGTGCGATGCACTTAAGCCCTACGACACGATCCTCTTTGCCGAGGATTCCGTGCGGACCGGCAGCATCGGTGAGCAGTTGGGCTTTGCCCTGCAGCAATGCGGCTGGCAGGGCCGCTATCTGCTGCATGCGGTGGATAACACCCATCTGCTGCATGCCAATGTGCCCGAGTTGCGCAAGGATCAGCAGCTCGATGCAGCCGCGCTCTGCACGGATATACTGAACCATCTAAAGGAGAAGCAGGCATGA
- the xseA gene encoding exodeoxyribonuclease VII large subunit: MADYINVTSLNRLAKQVLAQCDPLNDLIVCGEISGFTRHYKSGHLYFTLKDENASIKTVMFRSQAQLLNFEPQNGMLVLVYGRATIYERDGAFQLYADYMKPFGAGAAQMAFDALYKKLEAEGLFAPERKRPLPAVPQCIGVVTSKTGAAWQDVQNVIRRRWPMVKLLLAPVSVQGIEAERSITEGIRRLDRDPRPDLILVTRGGGSKEDLWVFNAERIARAAAACRKPVVSAVGHEIDTSILDYVADLRAPTPSAAAELCVPDQSDVRQKIFILQQNIQKNIQNRCKLCYNRFDQLATAQLLQRQHQQLARRERELAGLQAAVQQAAQHRMQDAQRSLQHAASVAQSLSPYAVLARGYTLTERNGVPCSVEALHPGEAVTLRGAKAAAECRIEAVHNLEKQTGE; this comes from the coding sequence ATGGCCGACTACATCAATGTAACCAGCCTGAACCGGCTGGCCAAACAGGTATTGGCCCAGTGCGACCCTCTCAATGATTTGATCGTCTGCGGGGAGATTTCCGGCTTTACCCGCCATTATAAGAGCGGGCATCTGTATTTTACCCTGAAGGACGAAAACGCCAGCATCAAGACGGTGATGTTCCGCTCACAGGCGCAGCTTTTAAACTTTGAGCCGCAGAACGGCATGCTGGTGCTGGTCTACGGCCGTGCCACGATCTACGAGCGGGACGGTGCGTTCCAGCTGTATGCCGATTATATGAAGCCGTTCGGCGCAGGGGCTGCCCAGATGGCCTTTGACGCCCTGTACAAAAAGCTGGAGGCCGAGGGACTGTTTGCACCCGAGCGCAAGCGCCCGCTGCCTGCCGTGCCGCAGTGCATCGGGGTCGTGACCAGCAAAACCGGTGCTGCCTGGCAGGATGTGCAGAATGTCATCCGCCGCCGCTGGCCGATGGTAAAGCTGCTGCTCGCCCCTGTCAGCGTACAGGGCATTGAGGCCGAAAGAAGCATCACCGAGGGGATCCGGCGGCTTGACCGCGACCCGCGGCCCGATTTGATCCTTGTGACCCGCGGCGGCGGCAGCAAGGAGGATCTGTGGGTCTTTAATGCCGAGCGTATTGCCCGTGCCGCCGCTGCCTGCCGCAAGCCGGTCGTCTCTGCTGTCGGCCATGAGATTGACACCTCGATTTTGGATTATGTGGCCGATCTGCGCGCACCGACCCCCTCTGCCGCAGCAGAGCTGTGTGTGCCCGACCAGAGCGATGTCCGGCAGAAAATATTCATTTTACAGCAAAATATTCAAAAAAATATACAGAATCGCTGCAAACTATGCTATAATAGGTTTGATCAGCTTGCCACTGCCCAACTCCTGCAGCGCCAGCATCAGCAGCTTGCCCGCCGGGAGCGGGAGCTTGCCGGCCTGCAGGCCGCTGTACAGCAGGCCGCACAGCACCGTATGCAGGATGCACAGCGCAGCCTGCAGCACGCGGCATCGGTGGCGCAATCGCTGAGTCCCTACGCTGTGCTGGCCCGCGGCTATACGCTGACCGAGCGCAACGGCGTACCCTGCAGTGTAGAAGCGCTGCACCCCGGCGAGGCCGTCACCCTGCGCGGTGCAAAGGCCGCCGCCGAATGCCGCATAGAAGCGGTGCATAATTTGGAAAAACAGACAGGGGAGTGA
- the xseB gene encoding exodeoxyribonuclease VII small subunit, producing MKQPKSFEEGMERLQSLLGQLQDESTPLADSVKLYAEAAGLIHYCNTALDKAKLQVEEIDASLTPNAEVSHEA from the coding sequence ATGAAGCAGCCAAAATCCTTTGAGGAGGGCATGGAGCGCCTGCAGAGCCTTTTAGGGCAGCTGCAGGACGAATCCACGCCGCTGGCGGATTCCGTCAAGCTGTATGCGGAGGCCGCCGGGCTGATCCACTACTGCAATACAGCGCTGGACAAGGCCAAGCTGCAGGTCGAGGAAATCGATGCAAGCCTGACCCCGAACGCGGAGGTATCCCATGAAGCATGA
- a CDS encoding NAD(+)/NADH kinase, producing MSVLLIPNPTKDTGLAVTRQAAAVLAGRGIPVLMPQAFAAADGLDGVRFLPEEQAYRAAEQVVTIGGDGTLLRAGLDCLAHGKPVLGVNLGRTGFLATCEVGELATKLNRLAAGDFTLVERGLLHARVPAHDWAADAINDIVLFGNTRLHPMDYKVYCDGAFVGGYRSDGMILATPTGSTAYSFSAGGPILDAAADVMVLTPVCAHNAHVAPLVFAASRKLEIIADVENRDGSFACADSSNQCGLLPGESLLVTGGGQHLQLITFDDAEQFHAIENKLMRR from the coding sequence ATGTCGGTTTTACTGATTCCCAACCCGACCAAGGACACCGGGCTTGCCGTTACGCGGCAGGCCGCTGCTGTGCTGGCCGGGCGGGGCATCCCGGTCCTGATGCCGCAGGCCTTTGCGGCGGCCGATGGGCTGGATGGTGTGCGTTTCCTGCCGGAGGAGCAGGCCTACCGCGCCGCCGAGCAGGTCGTGACCATCGGCGGTGACGGTACCTTGCTGCGCGCCGGGCTGGACTGTTTGGCGCACGGCAAGCCCGTTCTGGGCGTAAACCTTGGCCGCACAGGCTTTCTTGCCACCTGTGAAGTAGGAGAGCTTGCCACCAAGCTGAACCGACTGGCGGCAGGGGATTTCACCCTTGTGGAGCGCGGACTGCTGCATGCCCGCGTGCCCGCTCACGACTGGGCGGCCGATGCCATCAACGACATTGTGCTTTTTGGCAACACCCGCCTGCATCCGATGGATTATAAAGTATACTGCGATGGTGCCTTTGTAGGCGGCTACCGCAGCGACGGCATGATACTGGCCACACCGACCGGCTCCACTGCGTATTCCTTCTCGGCAGGCGGCCCTATTTTGGACGCTGCCGCCGATGTCATGGTTCTGACGCCGGTCTGTGCTCATAACGCCCATGTAGCCCCGCTGGTGTTTGCTGCCAGCCGAAAGCTGGAGATCATTGCCGATGTCGAAAACCGTGACGGCAGCTTTGCCTGCGCCGACAGCAGCAACCAGTGCGGCCTGCTGCCCGGGGAAAGCCTGCTGGTGACCGGCGGCGGGCAGCATCTGCAGCTGATTACATTTGATGACGCCGAACAGTTTCATGCCATAGAAAACAAATTGATGAGGAGATGA
- the nusB gene encoding transcription antitermination factor NusB — MEKKLTRRESRETAFLTAFAATFEPEEPTLPAEEHPAPDAFANQLLAAMNDHAAELDEIITAHLKGWTLPRVPRVSLVALRLALAEMLYGEEQKPGVAINEAVELVKKYGAEDDYQFVNGLLGAVARERGETDEPKC, encoded by the coding sequence ATGGAGAAAAAGCTGACCCGCCGCGAATCCCGCGAGACGGCCTTTCTGACGGCCTTCGCCGCTACCTTTGAGCCCGAGGAGCCCACCCTCCCTGCGGAGGAGCATCCCGCGCCCGATGCCTTTGCGAACCAGCTGCTGGCTGCCATGAATGACCATGCCGCCGAGCTGGATGAGATCATCACCGCCCATCTGAAGGGCTGGACGCTGCCCCGCGTACCCCGTGTGAGCTTGGTTGCCCTGCGCCTTGCGCTGGCCGAGATGCTCTACGGCGAGGAGCAGAAGCCCGGTGTTGCCATCAATGAGGCCGTGGAGCTGGTCAAGAAATACGGTGCCGAGGATGACTACCAGTTCGTCAACGGCCTTTTGGGTGCCGTTGCGCGTGAGCGCGGCGAGACCGATGAACCCAAATGCTGA
- a CDS encoding SpoIIIAH-like family protein — translation MKQLTAKLKSRGATAAVLTLALGAAVYLNWSFSRGAPPSLLVSDTTAEAVETAAAAPVTDPLAVEAAAGAEDAEVSAVDDADKNYGEAQLVSVNQDSGTEFFESARLTRSKARDEALDTLKKSLKDAGLTKEEKDALTAELSARISNITLETKLETLIKSKGFPDCVVNLEGSKANVTVMTENDALTAEEVTRVRDALLSQCKGLTAQDITIVEVK, via the coding sequence ATGAAGCAACTTACAGCCAAGCTGAAAAGCCGCGGCGCTACAGCCGCCGTCCTGACACTGGCGCTGGGGGCCGCCGTATATCTGAACTGGTCTTTCTCCCGCGGGGCACCGCCCAGCCTGCTTGTATCCGATACCACTGCCGAAGCGGTGGAGACTGCCGCCGCTGCCCCTGTCACCGACCCGCTGGCCGTGGAAGCCGCTGCGGGCGCCGAGGACGCAGAAGTCTCCGCCGTTGATGACGCTGACAAGAACTACGGCGAAGCACAGCTTGTCAGCGTAAATCAGGATTCCGGCACAGAATTTTTTGAATCTGCCAGACTTACCCGCAGCAAGGCCCGTGACGAAGCGTTGGACACCTTGAAGAAATCCCTCAAGGATGCCGGCCTGACTAAGGAGGAAAAGGACGCCCTGACCGCCGAGCTGAGCGCGCGCATCAGCAACATCACACTGGAGACAAAGCTGGAGACCCTCATCAAGTCAAAGGGCTTCCCCGACTGCGTGGTCAATCTGGAGGGCAGCAAGGCCAATGTTACCGTTATGACTGAAAATGATGCCCTGACAGCCGAGGAGGTCACCCGTGTCCGGGATGCCCTGCTGAGCCAGTGCAAGGGCTTGACCGCACAGGACATCACCATTGTGGAAGTAAAATAG
- a CDS encoding arginine repressor (regulates arginine biosynthesis when complexed with arginine by binding at site that overlap the promotors of the arginine biosynthesis genes), with translation MIPVKSARHQAILDLIEQHPIDRQEDLLAHLREEGFDVTQATVSRDIRELQLVKTATADGRYRYVPASASGKVTHSPSRFEMIFRESVLKVDYAGHMVLVKCFSGMANAACEVFDAKQWDNVVGTLSGDDTFFILMRNEEDAAVICKQLQQYTRRG, from the coding sequence ATGATCCCTGTGAAAAGTGCACGCCATCAGGCGATTTTGGACCTGATCGAACAGCATCCTATCGACCGGCAGGAGGATCTGCTGGCACATCTGCGGGAGGAAGGCTTTGATGTAACGCAGGCCACCGTATCCCGCGACATCCGTGAGCTGCAGCTGGTCAAGACGGCTACCGCTGACGGACGCTACCGCTATGTACCGGCCTCTGCCTCCGGCAAGGTGACACACTCGCCCAGCCGGTTTGAGATGATCTTCCGGGAGTCCGTTCTCAAGGTGGACTACGCAGGGCATATGGTGCTGGTCAAGTGCTTTTCCGGCATGGCCAACGCCGCCTGCGAGGTGTTTGACGCCAAACAGTGGGACAATGTCGTCGGCACCCTTTCCGGTGATGACACCTTCTTTATCCTGATGCGCAATGAAGAGGATGCTGCCGTCATCTGCAAGCAGCTGCAGCAGTATACCCGCCGCGGGTAA
- a CDS encoding glycoprotease, with protein MLTLGIDTSNYATSLAVFDTDAGEVVCDCKEFLPVKEGQLGLRQSDALFHHTAALPEMLAELSGKADLTKVAAVGVSAKPRPVEGSYMPCFLAGVSAATAFALSRALPLVQLTHQQGHIAAALYATGQPELFDQETLVFHVSGGTTDLLLCHGAERITPLGTSSDLYAGQAVDRLGVKLGYPFPAGVYVSEQAALCTEKVRPKVSVHGLTCSLSGLENQCTRLLAEGRDAAYVCKYCLLCVGETLVRMANNALAEHPGLPVVFAGGVMSSDLIRTYVTNRVPGAHFVPGRFASDNAIGISILAARECGAWPTTSM; from the coding sequence ATGCTGACGCTGGGCATCGACACCAGCAATTACGCAACCTCTCTGGCAGTGTTTGACACAGACGCCGGAGAGGTTGTTTGCGATTGCAAAGAGTTTTTGCCCGTCAAAGAGGGGCAGCTCGGTCTGCGCCAGAGCGACGCCCTTTTCCACCACACGGCGGCCCTGCCGGAGATGCTGGCCGAGCTTTCCGGCAAGGCTGATTTGACCAAGGTTGCCGCCGTCGGCGTTTCCGCCAAGCCCCGCCCGGTCGAGGGCTCGTATATGCCGTGCTTTCTGGCCGGTGTCAGTGCCGCCACTGCATTTGCGCTTTCCCGCGCGCTGCCGCTTGTGCAACTGACGCATCAGCAGGGGCATATTGCGGCGGCGCTGTACGCCACAGGCCAGCCGGAGTTGTTCGATCAGGAGACGCTGGTGTTCCATGTTTCCGGCGGCACGACTGACCTTTTGCTCTGCCATGGGGCTGAGCGCATCACGCCGCTGGGCACCAGCAGCGACCTTTATGCAGGGCAGGCCGTTGACCGACTGGGCGTAAAGCTTGGCTATCCGTTCCCGGCGGGTGTCTATGTCAGTGAGCAGGCTGCCCTCTGCACCGAAAAAGTCCGCCCCAAAGTCAGCGTACACGGCCTTACCTGCAGCCTGTCCGGGCTGGAGAACCAGTGTACCAGACTGCTGGCCGAGGGACGGGATGCCGCGTATGTCTGCAAATACTGCCTGCTTTGTGTAGGCGAAACACTCGTGCGCATGGCCAACAATGCGTTGGCCGAGCATCCGGGCCTGCCTGTTGTCTTTGCAGGCGGCGTCATGAGCAGCGATCTGATCCGCACCTATGTGACAAACCGCGTACCGGGGGCGCATTTTGTGCCGGGCCGGTTTGCCAGCGATAACGCCATTGGCATCTCGATCCTGGCGGCAAGGGAGTGTGGCGCATGGCCGACTACATCAATGTAA
- a CDS encoding TlyA family RNA methyltransferase, with product MSKIRLDQYLCQNGLVQSRERAKALIMSGIVFVNEQKADKAGEMIAPDAKVEVRGHDIGYVSRGGLKLEKAMQVFPMRPDGKVCMDIGASTGGFTDCMLQNGAVKVYAVDVGYGQLAWSLRTDERVINMERTNIRNVKPEDLSEPVAFFSVDVSFISLKHIFPVADAICTPEAVGVCLVKPQFEAGREKVGKKGVVRDPATHREVLKMAEGYAMANHFTPAGLDFSPIKGPEGNIEYLLYVQHCETPQPLPDGLIEKVVAASHETLDKTPNHH from the coding sequence ATGAGCAAGATACGCCTGGATCAATACCTGTGCCAGAACGGTCTGGTGCAGAGCCGTGAGCGCGCCAAGGCGCTTATCATGTCCGGCATTGTCTTTGTCAATGAGCAAAAGGCGGACAAAGCCGGGGAGATGATCGCACCCGATGCCAAGGTCGAGGTGCGCGGCCACGATATCGGCTATGTCAGCCGCGGCGGCCTCAAGCTGGAGAAGGCGATGCAGGTCTTTCCCATGCGGCCGGACGGCAAGGTCTGCATGGACATCGGTGCCTCCACCGGCGGCTTTACGGATTGTATGCTGCAAAACGGCGCGGTCAAGGTCTATGCCGTTGATGTCGGCTACGGCCAGCTGGCCTGGAGTCTGCGCACGGACGAGCGCGTCATCAATATGGAGCGCACCAACATCCGCAATGTAAAGCCCGAGGACTTGTCAGAGCCGGTAGCCTTTTTCAGTGTCGATGTTTCGTTCATCTCTCTCAAGCACATTTTCCCGGTCGCAGACGCGATCTGCACGCCGGAGGCTGTCGGTGTATGCCTCGTCAAGCCGCAGTTTGAGGCCGGCCGCGAAAAGGTCGGCAAAAAGGGCGTCGTCCGTGACCCGGCCACCCACCGCGAGGTGCTGAAGATGGCCGAGGGGTACGCCATGGCAAACCACTTTACCCCGGCAGGTCTGGATTTTTCTCCCATCAAGGGACCCGAGGGCAACATTGAATATCTGCTGTATGTCCAGCACTGCGAGACCCCGCAGCCGCTGCCGGACGGCCTGATTGAAAAGGTCGTGGCAGCCTCCCACGAGACGCTTGACAAGACCCCCAACCACCACTGA
- a CDS encoding polyprenyl synthetase family protein has protein sequence MKHEEYKEQFHAWTQLTEQRLTELCDTYLPQQSELGRAARYSQLCGGKRIRAVLTLAACQLCGADAADALDYACALEMLHCYSLIHDDMPCMDNDDFRRGRPSCHKQFGEATALLAGDALVTAAFEVLANAGLSAESRIEAVRLLSRGGGDRGMLYGQELDKHFETVRASEQDLMALHAHKTGALIIAAVELGCTAAGVRPDTDTRKALVRYAAELGLVFQIVDDILDVTSTTEELGKPVGSDADNDKTTFITLYGLQGAHEKAERHNAAALAALDALGPKADFLRLLAAELLERKK, from the coding sequence ATGAAGCATGAGGAATACAAGGAGCAGTTCCATGCCTGGACGCAGCTGACCGAGCAGCGCCTGACGGAATTGTGTGACACCTATCTGCCGCAGCAATCCGAGTTGGGCCGGGCAGCACGCTACAGCCAGCTGTGCGGCGGCAAACGCATCCGCGCCGTGCTGACGCTGGCTGCCTGCCAGCTGTGCGGTGCCGATGCCGCCGATGCGCTCGACTATGCCTGCGCGCTCGAGATGCTGCACTGCTACTCACTCATTCACGATGACATGCCCTGCATGGACAACGATGATTTCCGCCGGGGCCGCCCCAGCTGCCATAAGCAATTTGGCGAGGCGACCGCCCTGCTGGCCGGTGACGCCCTTGTCACGGCAGCATTTGAGGTGCTTGCCAACGCCGGTTTGTCTGCCGAAAGCCGCATTGAGGCAGTCCGGCTTCTCTCCCGGGGCGGCGGTGACCGCGGCATGCTCTACGGTCAGGAGCTGGACAAGCATTTTGAGACGGTGCGCGCAAGCGAGCAGGATCTGATGGCCCTGCACGCCCACAAGACCGGTGCGCTCATCATTGCCGCCGTCGAGCTGGGCTGTACCGCCGCGGGTGTGCGCCCCGACACGGACACCCGCAAGGCGCTGGTGCGCTACGCCGCCGAGCTTGGTCTGGTTTTCCAGATCGTTGACGATATTCTGGATGTCACCTCTACGACAGAAGAACTGGGCAAGCCCGTTGGCAGCGATGCCGACAATGACAAGACTACCTTTATCACGCTGTACGGCCTGCAGGGCGCCCACGAAAAGGCGGAGCGCCACAACGCCGCAGCGCTGGCCGCGCTGGATGCGCTTGGCCCCAAAGCAGACTTTCTGCGCCTGCTGGCTGCGGAGCTGCTGGAACGTAAGAAATAA
- a CDS encoding divergent PAP2 family protein: MPLLRAALSWNFVLVTAVCASLLAQLIKVLLNLFIFHRFIAERMWGAGGMPSSHSATVCAMVVATGRYCGVSSPTFAIAAVLSIIVMYDAMGVRYETGEQAKVLNRLFTEWMDQGIEQFQFPHGKKLKEMVGHTPIEVLTGAALGIVLGFVMPMV, encoded by the coding sequence ATGCCACTGCTGCGCGCTGCGCTGAGTTGGAATTTTGTGCTGGTAACAGCGGTCTGTGCATCGCTGCTGGCACAGCTTATCAAAGTACTGTTGAATCTTTTTATCTTCCACCGCTTTATTGCCGAGCGCATGTGGGGGGCGGGCGGCATGCCCAGCTCCCACTCGGCCACCGTCTGCGCCATGGTTGTTGCCACCGGGCGGTACTGCGGTGTAAGCTCGCCCACCTTCGCCATTGCGGCTGTGCTGTCCATCATCGTTATGTACGATGCCATGGGTGTGCGCTATGAGACCGGCGAGCAGGCAAAGGTTCTGAACCGCCTTTTTACCGAATGGATGGACCAGGGGATCGAGCAGTTTCAGTTTCCCCATGGCAAAAAGCTCAAGGAAATGGTCGGTCATACACCGATCGAAGTTCTGACCGGCGCGGCGCTCGGCATTGTGCTGGGCTTTGTCATGCCGATGGTATAA